The following are encoded together in the Brassica napus cultivar Da-Ae chromosome A9, Da-Ae, whole genome shotgun sequence genome:
- the LOC106391792 gene encoding sodium transporter HKT1-like, giving the protein MERVMAKLAKSRSLFFIYFFYFLSFSFLGFLALRISKPRTTSRPHDLDLFFTSVSAITVSSMSTVDMEVFSNTQLIIITILILLGGEIFTSFLHLYFSHCANFGFPYNKLRYLVCSLSSDTPIEDRRRDLENVTNHLKRPSQINERASKCLYSVVLGYHLVTNLVGSMLLLAYVSFSVKDVLSSKDISPLTFSVFTTVSTFSNCGFVPTNENMVIFRKNSGLLWLLIPQVFMGNTLFPCFLVFILWGLGKITKREEFGYILKNHKKMGYSPLLSVRLCVLLCLTALGLVLTQFLLFCTFEWNSKSLGGMNSYQKLVASLFQVVNSRHTGETIVDLSTLSPAILLLFIFMMYLPPYTLFMPFARENDKKDGEYDSKNEKKVKKNGVYVSQLAFLVICVLLISITESQKIRRDPLNFSILNITLEVISAYGNVGFSTGYSCKRRLDVRDGSCKDAGYGFAGRWSPVGKIILIIVMFYGKFKQFTAKSGRTWILYPSSS; this is encoded by the exons ATGGAGAGAGTTATGGCAAAGTTAGCTAAATCTCGTTCCCTTTTCTTCATCTACTTCTTCTACTTCTTGTCCTTCTCCTTCTTAGGGTTCTTGGCACTCAGGATCTCGAAGCCAAGAACTACTTCACGTCCTCATGACTTGGATCTCTTCTTCACTTCTGTCTCCGCCATCACTGTCTCTTCCATGTCCACCGTCGACATGGAAGTCTTCTCCAACACCCAACTTATCATCATCACTATATTGATTTTACTCGGTGGAGAGATCTTCACTTCTTTCCTCCATCTCTACTTCTCTCACTGCGCAAACTTCGGCTTTCCTTATAACAAACTTAGATATCTTGTGTGTTCTTTAAGTTCGGACACTCCCATCGAGGATAGGCGTCGCGACCTTGAGAATGTTACAAATCATCTTAAGCGTCCTAGCCAGATCAATGAAAGGGCGTCTAAGTGTTTGTACTCGGTTGTTCTTGGTTATCATCTTGTAACAAACCTAGTTGGCTCCATGTTGCTTCTTGCGTACGTAAGCTTCAGCGTGAAAGATGTTCTTAGTTCCAAAGATATCTCACCTCTCACCTTCTCGGTCTTCACAACTGTCTCCACGTTTTCAAACTGCGGATTTGTCCCCACAAACGAGAACATGGTCATCTTCCGCAAGAACTCAGGTCTCCTCTGGCTCTTAATTCCTCAAGTATTCATGGGAAACACTTTGTTTCCGTGCTTCTTGGTATTCATCTTATGGGGACTTGGGAAGATCACAAAGCGCGAAGAATTTGGTTATATTCTCAAGAATCACAAGAAGATGGGATACTCTCCTTTACTCTCCGTTCGTCTTTGTGTCCTTCTTTGTTTGACTGCGTTAGGACTCGTGCTGACACAATTTCTTCTCTTCTGTACCTTTGAGTGGAACTCTAAGTCTCTTGGAGGAATGAACTCCTACCAGAAGTTGGTTGCATCTTTGTTTCAAGTGGTGAACTCCAGACACACTGGAGAAACCATTGTCGATCTCTCCACACTTTCCCCAGCTATCTTGCTACTCTTCATTTTCATGAT GTATCTTCCTCCCTACACATTGTTCATGCCGTTCGCCagagaaaatgataaaaaagaCGGAGAATATGATTCCAAGAACGAAAAGAAGGTAAAGAAGAATGGTGTCTATGTATCACAACTTGCCTTTCTGGTCATATGCGTCCTTCTCATCTCGATCACCGAAAGTCAAAAAATAAGACGAGATCCACTAAATTTCAGCATCCTTAACATCACTCTCGAAGTTATCAG TGCTTATGGAAACGTGGGATTCTCGACCGGTTACAGCTGTAAACGGCGCCTGGACGTTAGAGATGGTAGCTGCAAAGACGCAGGTTATGGGTTCGCGGGACGATGGAGTCCCGTTggaaaaatcatattaataataGTAATGTTTTATGGAAAATTTAAGCAGTTCACAGCCAAATCTGGGCGAACGTGGATACTTTATCCCTCCTCTTCCTAA